Proteins encoded together in one Etheostoma spectabile isolate EspeVRDwgs_2016 unplaced genomic scaffold, UIUC_Espe_1.0 scaffold00008853, whole genome shotgun sequence window:
- the LOC116678953 gene encoding cyclic AMP-responsive element-binding protein 1 has product MKMESLEVQQGVETTVTEAETQHITQAQIATLAQVTMTSGHASATGPTVTLVQLPNGQTVQVHGVIQAAQPSVIQSPQVQAVQISTIAESEDSQESVDSVTDCQKRREILSRRPSYRKILNDLSSDAPAVPRIEEERAEEDSSAAATPSITTVTVPTPIYQTSSGQYIAITQGGAIQLANNGTDGVQGIQTLTMTNATAAAQPGATILQYAQTSDGQQILVPSNQVVVQAASGDVQAYQIRAAPASTIAPGVVMASSPALPTQGATEEVTRKREVRLMKNREAARECRRKKKEYVKCLENRVAVLENQNKTLIEELKALKDLYCHKSE; this is encoded by the exons ATGAAGATGGAGTCATTGGAGGTTCAGCAGGGAGTGGAGACGACTGTGACTGAGGCAGAAACCCAGCACATCACCCAGGCACAGATCGCTACTCTAGCACAG GTAACCATGACATCAGGCCACGCCTCAGCAACAGGTCCCACAGTAACGCTGGTACAGCTTCCCAACGGACAGACGGTTCAGGTCCACGGAGTGATCCAGGCTGCACAGCCGTCTGTCATCCAGTCCCCACAGGTCCAGGCTGTACAG ATCTCCACCATAGCAGAAAGTGAGGATTCACAGGAGTCAGTAGACAGTGTCACTGACTGTCAGAAGCGCAGAGAGATTCTGTCACGACGCCCCTcttacag gaAAATCCTGAACGACCTTTCATCCGACGCACCGGCTGTCCCTCGTATCGAGGAGGAAAGGGCTGAGGAGGATTCATCAGCTGCTGCCACACCTTCAATCACCACTGTCACTGTGCCCACACCCATCTACCAGACCAGCAGTGGGCAATACA TTGCAATCACACAGGGAGGAGCCATTCAGCTGGCCAATAACGGTACAGATGGAGTCCAGGGCATCCAGACTCTGACCATGACCAACGCAACAGCCGCCGCCCAGCCTGGAGCCACCATCCTCCAGTATGCACAGACCAGCGACGGCCAGCAGATACTGGTTCCCAGTAACCAGGTCGTGGTCCAAG CTGCCTCCGGAGACGTCCAGGCTTATCAGATCCGAGCAGCCCCCGCCAGCACCATCGCCCCTGGGGTGGTCATGGCCTCGTCCCCCGCCCTCCCCACCCAGGGTGCTACAGAGGAGGTCACTCGCAAACGGGAAGTCCGCCTCATGAAGAACAG AGAGGCAGCCCGTGAATGTCGCAGGAAAAAGAAGGAGTATGTTAAGTGTCTGGAAAACCGAGTGGCCGTCCTGGAGAACCAAAATAAGACACTAATTGAAGAACTGAAAGCTCTTAAAGACCTTTACTGCCATAAATCAGAGTAG